A stretch of the Planktothricoides raciborskii GIHE-MW2 genome encodes the following:
- the psb28 gene encoding photosystem II reaction center protein Psb28 → MATIQFSRGVDEEVVPDVRLTRSRSGNNSTATFFFDRPKALDKDNLNEITGMYLVDEEGEITCRDVKAKFVNGEPVGIEALHIMKSAAEWDRFMRFMERYAEDHGLGLNKS, encoded by the coding sequence ATGGCGACAATTCAATTTTCCAGGGGAGTTGACGAAGAAGTGGTGCCAGATGTGCGTTTGACTCGCTCTCGCAGTGGCAACAATAGCACCGCTACCTTTTTTTTCGATCGCCCCAAGGCTTTGGATAAAGATAATCTGAATGAAATTACGGGGATGTATCTGGTGGATGAAGAAGGGGAAATTACTTGCCGAGATGTGAAGGCGAAATTCGTCAATGGTGAACCAGTCGGCATTGAAGCCCTTCATATTATGAAATCTGCGGCAGAGTGGGATCGGTTTATGCGGTTTATGGAACGCTACGCCGAGGATCATGGATTAGGCTTGAATAAGTCATAG
- a CDS encoding PhzF family phenazine biosynthesis protein — protein sequence MNSLEFFIVDVFAETKYSGNQLAVFPRAGQISPEIMQRITKEINYSETTFITHHEAINGGYNVRIFTPAQEVTFAGHPTLGTAYIIQRELIKAPVAQVNLNLLVGQITVTFAYQDGQVSCLQMQQKPPKFGQVIDPGALAEVLNLEGSEIDVRGSGAEHYRFPCQEVSTGIPFIIVPLKNHQALKRAKVNRDKYFKLIETTDAKCIFIFCPETNHPQNHLSGRMFGDYLGVPEDPATGSANGCLAGYLVKYRYFGEDNIDVRVEQGYEIDRPSLLFLQAYPQANGEIAVFVGGSVQLVAKGEFL from the coding sequence ATGAATTCATTAGAATTTTTTATCGTTGATGTATTTGCGGAGACTAAATATAGCGGCAATCAACTGGCTGTATTCCCCCGCGCTGGTCAAATTTCCCCGGAAATAATGCAACGAATAACCAAGGAAATTAATTATTCAGAAACCACGTTTATCACCCATCACGAGGCGATCAATGGGGGATATAATGTTCGCATTTTTACCCCTGCCCAAGAGGTTACCTTTGCCGGACATCCGACTTTGGGAACGGCTTATATTATTCAACGCGAATTAATTAAGGCTCCGGTGGCTCAGGTGAATTTAAATCTGCTAGTTGGTCAAATTACTGTGACATTTGCCTATCAAGATGGCCAAGTGAGTTGCTTACAAATGCAACAAAAGCCGCCGAAATTTGGACAAGTCATCGACCCTGGGGCTTTGGCAGAAGTATTGAATTTAGAGGGTTCTGAAATTGACGTTCGCGGTAGCGGTGCGGAACACTATCGCTTTCCTTGCCAAGAAGTGTCTACGGGAATTCCATTTATCATTGTGCCGTTGAAAAATCACCAAGCATTAAAACGCGCAAAAGTCAATAGAGATAAATATTTTAAATTAATTGAAACGACAGACGCGAAATGTATTTTCATCTTTTGCCCGGAAACCAATCATCCGCAAAATCATTTAAGTGGACGGATGTTTGGGGATTATTTGGGAGTACCGGAAGATCCAGCCACGGGTAGTGCGAATGGCTGTTTGGCGGGGTATTTGGTGAAGTATCGCTATTTTGGGGAAGATAATATTGATGTGCGGGTAGAGCAGGGATATGAAATCGATCGCCCGTCTCTGCTATTTTTGCAAGCATACCCGCAAGCAAACGGGGAAATTGCTGTGTTTGTGGGCGGTTCGGTGCAATTGGTGGCGAAAGGAGAATTTCTCTAA
- a CDS encoding LOG family protein, with the protein MASFNSSSSFSLDAQVDQLLEQLPDLPYQKWISRSLATILALVAEGDKISRLDWKILSAALQDMQQGFEVFQPYRHVRKVTIFGSARLAADSPEYRMAFEFARKVTELGFMVMTGAGGGIMQAGNEGAGTHCSFGLNIQLPHEQSANPFIAENEKLINFKYFFTRKLFFLKESDAIALFPGGFGTLDEAFETLTLTQNGRFGPAPLVLIDPPGGHYWQDWQAYITKNLAQRGLISPDDSSLYTITDNVDEACQVIANFYQVYHSSRYVDEQFVLRLKCELSDATVAELNADFSDILLSGAITKSAALPAEQGDETEKLPRLVLHFNRRDFGRLYQLIHRINQFGLIASESLHPEQR; encoded by the coding sequence ATGGCTTCTTTTAATTCTTCTTCCTCTTTTTCTCTTGATGCACAGGTTGATCAGTTGTTAGAGCAACTCCCTGACTTGCCGTATCAGAAATGGATTTCTCGATCGCTGGCGACGATTTTGGCTCTGGTCGCTGAAGGTGACAAGATTTCACGTTTGGACTGGAAAATTCTCAGTGCTGCGTTGCAAGATATGCAGCAAGGCTTTGAGGTGTTTCAGCCTTATCGCCATGTCAGAAAAGTGACCATTTTTGGTTCAGCCCGATTAGCCGCAGATAGTCCAGAATATCGGATGGCCTTTGAGTTTGCCCGTAAAGTCACGGAATTGGGCTTTATGGTGATGACCGGCGCCGGTGGCGGGATTATGCAAGCGGGAAATGAAGGGGCTGGAACTCACTGTTCTTTTGGTCTGAATATTCAGTTGCCCCATGAACAAAGCGCCAATCCGTTTATTGCCGAAAATGAGAAACTGATTAATTTTAAGTATTTTTTCACTCGTAAGTTATTTTTTCTCAAGGAAAGTGATGCGATCGCGCTGTTTCCCGGTGGCTTTGGCACCCTGGATGAGGCGTTTGAAACCTTGACCCTGACCCAAAATGGTCGCTTTGGCCCTGCCCCTCTGGTGCTGATCGATCCACCCGGAGGACACTACTGGCAAGACTGGCAAGCCTATATTACGAAGAACTTAGCCCAAAGGGGTTTGATTAGCCCTGACGATTCGAGTCTCTACACGATTACCGATAATGTGGATGAAGCTTGTCAGGTGATCGCCAACTTTTATCAGGTTTATCACTCCAGTCGTTATGTAGACGAGCAGTTTGTGTTGCGGCTCAAATGTGAACTGTCCGATGCTACGGTGGCAGAACTTAATGCGGATTTTAGCGATATTTTGCTGAGTGGAGCAATTACTAAAAGTGCCGCATTGCCCGCCGAACAAGGAGATGAGACGGAAAAGCTGCCCCGTTTGGTATTGCATTTTAACCGGCGGGATTTTGGTCGCTTATATCAGCTAATTCACCGGATTAATCAATTTGGCCTGATCGCCTCTGAGTCCTTGCATCCAGAGCAAAGGTAG
- a CDS encoding septal ring lytic transglycosylase RlpA family protein — MEYLGIVWLTSWLLDFFSSSNPVLMAAESGHNSYAANVLLVAYNSDHNSAHNSAQKRGQSHKQRRKSSGQMSSDLQLHEGLIKPLLQSFLSKKSSKSQVCQRPDPIKTKTQFSSFLPIWLTDTQAANSGQLISHNRDSDNPTQTMLQWMDEILPIPGTTPAKATATATLVQVVRSYPTSPNYQFMDSLDSFYEIWVGGCLVGKLPDPISAHVLGLQLQQLLQDPNFDPQQIEATIVHNQPAIQVGSEVLLIVSETLAEQLNDRPKQLALNWINNLRQALAAPPLTLANSQSQMYGLQESKEILTGLASWYGPYFHGRLTANGETYNQYDLTAAHPSLPFDTYLKVTNLDNGKSVIVRINDRGPYIPPRTLDLSLGAAQELGSEHTGVIPYKAVIMKPAIAQRDQKARQEVTRL; from the coding sequence ATGGAATATCTAGGAATTGTTTGGCTCACTTCTTGGTTACTTGATTTTTTCTCATCGAGTAACCCTGTATTAATGGCGGCTGAATCGGGGCATAACTCTTATGCGGCTAATGTTTTATTAGTTGCATATAATTCGGATCATAATTCGGCTCATAATTCGGCTCAGAAACGGGGACAGTCCCATAAGCAGCGCCGAAAATCATCCGGTCAAATGTCCAGCGATTTGCAGTTGCATGAGGGTTTGATTAAGCCATTGTTGCAATCTTTCCTCTCAAAAAAATCAAGCAAAAGCCAAGTTTGTCAACGACCTGACCCGATTAAAACCAAAACCCAATTCTCATCATTTTTGCCCATATGGTTGACGGACACCCAGGCGGCGAATTCCGGGCAACTAATTTCTCACAACCGTGACTCGGACAATCCGACTCAAACCATGTTGCAATGGATGGATGAAATTTTGCCCATCCCCGGAACTACCCCTGCCAAAGCGACAGCGACAGCGACCCTGGTGCAGGTGGTGCGATCATATCCCACCAGCCCCAACTATCAATTCATGGATTCTCTGGATTCTTTTTATGAAATTTGGGTTGGTGGATGTTTAGTTGGCAAACTGCCTGACCCAATTTCTGCCCATGTACTTGGCTTACAACTTCAACAATTGTTGCAAGATCCTAATTTTGATCCACAGCAGATCGAGGCCACGATAGTCCATAACCAACCAGCAATTCAAGTTGGTTCAGAGGTGTTATTGATTGTCTCGGAAACCTTGGCGGAACAATTAAACGATCGCCCAAAACAGTTAGCTTTGAATTGGATTAATAATCTCCGTCAAGCCCTGGCTGCTCCACCCTTGACCTTGGCTAATTCCCAATCTCAGATGTACGGGTTACAGGAAAGTAAAGAAATTCTCACGGGTTTAGCATCTTGGTATGGGCCTTATTTCCACGGTCGTTTGACGGCGAATGGAGAAACTTACAACCAGTATGACTTAACGGCGGCTCATCCTTCGTTGCCGTTTGATACCTATTTAAAGGTGACAAACTTAGATAATGGTAAGTCAGTGATTGTGCGGATTAACGATCGCGGCCCATACATTCCGCCCCGCACATTGGATTTGTCCCTGGGAGCCGCCCAGGAGTTGGGCAGCGAACACACTGGGGTAATTCCTTATAAAGCAGTGATTATGAAACCCGCCATCGCGCAGCGAGACCAAAAAGCCCGTCAGGAAGTGACGAGACTTTAG
- a CDS encoding GuaB3 family IMP dehydrogenase-related protein, with amino-acid sequence MDILIGRGKTARRAYGIDEIALVPGTRTIDPSLPDTSWAIGGIEREIPIIASAMDGVVDVKMAVLLSKLGGLGVLNLEGIQTRYDDPEPVLDRIASVGKEEFVSLMQQLYAEPIKPALIEKRISQIKSQGGIAAVSATPAGASQFGSVVAKAGADLFFIQATVVSTDHLSPESVTPLNLEKFCAEMPVPVILGNCVTYEVTLKLMKAGAAAILVGIGPGAACTSRGVLGVGVPQATAVADCAAAREEFYRETGKYVPVIADGGLITGGDICKCIACGADGVMIGSPFARAKEAPGRGYHWGMATPSPVLPRGTRIRVGSTGTLEQILRGPAQLDDGTHNLLGALKTSMGTLGAKNLKEMQEVEVVIAPSLLTEGKVYQKAQQLGMGK; translated from the coding sequence GTGGATATTTTAATCGGGCGGGGTAAAACGGCTCGCCGCGCTTACGGAATTGATGAAATTGCCCTAGTTCCTGGAACCAGAACCATTGATCCGAGTTTGCCAGATACTTCTTGGGCGATCGGTGGCATTGAGCGAGAAATTCCCATCATCGCCAGTGCAATGGATGGTGTGGTGGACGTAAAGATGGCAGTCTTGTTATCTAAACTCGGAGGCCTTGGAGTTCTCAACCTCGAAGGGATCCAAACTCGTTATGACGATCCAGAACCTGTACTCGATCGCATTGCCTCCGTCGGCAAAGAAGAATTTGTCTCTCTGATGCAGCAACTGTATGCCGAGCCGATTAAACCAGCGTTAATTGAAAAGCGGATTTCGCAAATCAAAAGCCAAGGGGGAATTGCGGCGGTCAGTGCCACTCCTGCCGGTGCATCTCAATTTGGCTCCGTAGTCGCCAAAGCCGGTGCTGACTTATTTTTTATTCAAGCAACCGTGGTTTCTACGGATCACTTGTCTCCAGAGTCAGTCACCCCATTAAACCTAGAAAAATTCTGTGCCGAAATGCCAGTGCCAGTTATTTTAGGCAATTGTGTCACTTATGAAGTCACTCTTAAATTAATGAAAGCTGGAGCGGCAGCGATTTTAGTGGGAATTGGCCCTGGGGCAGCTTGTACCTCTCGTGGGGTCTTAGGTGTCGGCGTCCCCCAAGCCACGGCAGTGGCTGACTGTGCCGCCGCCCGGGAAGAATTTTATCGGGAAACAGGTAAATATGTGCCTGTGATTGCCGATGGTGGCTTAATTACCGGCGGTGACATCTGTAAATGTATTGCGTGTGGCGCAGATGGTGTGATGATTGGTTCTCCTTTTGCCAGAGCCAAAGAAGCTCCCGGACGCGGTTATCACTGGGGCATGGCCACTCCTAGCCCCGTATTACCTCGCGGGACTCGCATTCGCGTCGGCAGCACCGGCACCTTGGAGCAAATTTTGCGTGGACCGGCACAACTTGACGATGGCACTCATAACCTCCTAGGGGCATTAAAAACCAGCATGGGAACTTTAGGCGCCAAGAACCTGAAAGAAATGCAAGAGGTGGAAGTGGTGATCGCACCGTCGTTACTCACGGAAGGCAAGGTGTATCAAAAAGCCCAACAACTGGGAATGGGTAAGTAG
- a CDS encoding zinc ribbon domain-containing protein → MVIKSGRKINRKSVRNMLTWSHSRFAAALSAMAERNGVLGIRCNESYTSKTCTNCGRIHNRLGGAKIFQCPNCGFRLPRDVNGEKQHYVASFARYSLHRYW, encoded by the coding sequence ATGGTGATTAAGTCAGGGCGCAAAATCAACCGCAAGTCGGTGAGAAATATGCTGACATGGAGTCATTCCAGATTTGCAGCAGCTTTGAGCGCGATGGCTGAACGGAATGGTGTTTTGGGGATTCGGTGTAACGAGTCCTACACATCCAAAACCTGCACCAATTGCGGTCGTATTCACAACCGACTCGGTGGCGCCAAGATTTTTCAATGTCCCAATTGCGGGTTCCGACTTCCACGAGATGTCAACGGCGAAAAGCAACATTATGTTGCGAGCTTTGCCCGCTACAGCCTTCACCGTTATTGGTGA
- the trxA gene encoding thioredoxin, with amino-acid sequence MSAAAPVTDATFKQEVLDSEIPVLVDFWAPWCGPCRMVAPVVDEIATQYAGQLKVVKLNTDENPNVASQYGIRSIPTLMIFKGGQRVDMVVGAVPKTTLANTLEKYL; translated from the coding sequence ATGTCAGCAGCAGCCCCTGTTACAGATGCTACTTTTAAGCAAGAAGTTCTTGACAGTGAAATTCCCGTACTCGTTGATTTTTGGGCACCGTGGTGCGGTCCGTGCCGGATGGTGGCGCCTGTGGTGGATGAAATAGCCACACAGTACGCCGGTCAGCTAAAAGTGGTCAAATTGAACACCGATGAAAATCCCAATGTGGCGAGTCAGTATGGAATCCGCAGTATTCCTACCCTGATGATCTTCAAAGGAGGTCAACGGGTTGATATGGTTGTGGGCGCAGTGCCAAAAACCACCTTGGCAAATACTTTAGAAAAATATCTCTAG
- a CDS encoding molybdenum cofactor biosynthesis protein B encodes MSKVPHPDSDPITVKCAVITVSDTRTVETDRSGQLIQQLLGDAGHRVNAYQILPDEPDQIQGKLIQWCQRPDLDALIFNGGTGIAPRDTTYDVIASLLEKTLPGFGEVFRWLSYQEIGSRAIASRAIAGVYQSKLIFSLPGSSGAVKLAMASLILPELVHLVTQINIK; translated from the coding sequence ATGTCAAAAGTTCCTCATCCCGACTCAGACCCCATCACTGTGAAATGTGCGGTGATTACCGTCAGTGATACGCGCACCGTAGAAACCGATCGCAGTGGTCAGCTAATTCAGCAGTTGCTCGGCGATGCCGGTCATCGGGTTAACGCTTACCAAATTCTGCCAGATGAACCAGATCAGATTCAAGGTAAACTTATACAGTGGTGCCAGCGTCCGGATTTAGATGCATTGATTTTTAATGGTGGCACCGGAATTGCTCCCAGGGATACAACTTACGATGTGATCGCCTCTCTGTTAGAAAAAACCCTACCCGGTTTTGGAGAGGTGTTTCGCTGGTTAAGTTATCAAGAAATTGGCTCACGGGCGATCGCTTCACGGGCGATCGCCGGAGTCTATCAATCTAAATTAATTTTTTCCCTTCCCGGTTCTTCAGGGGCAGTCAAACTGGCGATGGCATCCCTGATTTTGCCAGAATTAGTTCACCTGGTGACGCAAATAAATATCAAGTGA